GACAACTGGGCCGATCTCGTCGCGCTCGCCAAGAAGATCCGCAGCGGCGACACCGCCGGCCTCGCCTACAACATCCATGACTGGCCGGATGACTGGCTCTGGCGCGGCATCATCCTGCAGGGCGGGCATTCCATGCTGTCGGCCGACGGCAAGAAGGTCGCCTTCGGCGGCGATGTCGGCGAGAAGACGCTGGCGACGCTGCGCAGCTTCGTCACGGAAGGCGGCATGCCGCTGATCGACTGGGACCAGTCGCGCCAGCAGTTCATCGCCGGCAAGATCGGCATCTTCTTCGACACCCCCGCCCGCCTGCGCCAGGTCACCGACCTGATCGGCGACCGCTTCACGCTGAAGACCGCGCTCTTCCCGGTCGACGACAAGGCCAAGGGCAAGCTGCCGACGGGCGGCAACGCCGCGCTGATCACCGCCAAGGACGCTGCCAAGCAGAAGGCGGCCTGGGAGTTCATCAAGTTCGTGACCGGGCCGGAAGCCCAGAAGATCGTGGTCGAGACCGCCGGCTACATGCCGACCAATCTGCGCGCCGGCGAGGATGCGTTCCTCGGCCCGTTCTACAAGGAGAACGCCAATTTCCGCACGATCAACGGCCAGGTCTCCCGCGCTGCGCCGTGGGAAGGCTATCCGGGCGGCAATTCGGTGCGCATCTGGCGCCAGCAGCGCGAGGTCGTCGCCGGCGTGATGCGTGGCGAGATCCAGCCCAAGGCCGGCATCGAGCGCATCGTCTCCGAGACCGAAGCCCTGATGAAGTGAACCGCGATTTCGGCTGATGATACGACCGCTCGGCTTCGGGCCGGGCGGTCACGCTCTCTTCCATATGCGGGACGCCTTCCGATGATCATCGCCCAGCTCAGCGACTTCCATGCCCGGCCGCATGGCCGACCTGCCTATGGCATCGTCGATACCAATGCAGCGATCCGGGAGGCCATCGACGCCGTGCTGGCGATGGAACCCCGGCCGGATTGCGTGCTGGTGACGGGCGACCTGTCGGATTGCGGCCTGGCGGAGGAATACGGCATCGTTCCCGAGCAGCTCGCCCGGTTGCCGATGCCGGTCTATGTCGTGCCCGGCAATCACGATCGGCGGGAAAGCTTCGCGGCGGAGCTCGGGCAGGACCTTCCCTATCTGCCGAAGAGCGGCTTCCTGCACTACACGGTCGAGGACTTTCCGGTCCGGCTGATCGGGCTCGACACCGTGATCGCCGGCGAGGATGGCGGCGAGATCTGCGCCGAGCGCGAAGCCTGGCTGGCCGAGCGCCTCGCCGAGGGCCAGGGGCGCCCGACCCTGATCTTCATGCACCATCCGCCCTTCGCCGTCGGCGTCGACGGCATGGACATCATGCCCTGCCGCGTCTCGCCCGGCTTCGTCGACTTGATCGCCCGCCACCCGGAGATCGAGCGCGTGCTCTGCGGGCATTATCACCGGCCGATCCAGCTGCGCTTCGCCGGCACGATCGGCTATGTCGTGCCGGGAACGGCCCATCAGGTTGCGCTGGACCTGCGCGCCGGCACCGAGAACATGTTCGTCATGGAGCCGCCCGCCATCGCTATCCATGTCTGGAAGCCCGAGACGGGCGTCGTCAGCCATCTCCAGCCGATCGGGGATTACGGCCCGCGCCGGCCCTTCCTGCTCGACCCCGCCTATCCCGGCAAGCAGCAGGCGGCTCCGGCAGATGCCTGACACCCGCCTTCTCTCATTGCTGGATGAAGCCGGCGCCCTCGCGCGGCAGGCGGGCGAGTTGCTCGTCCGGATGCAAGGCGAACAGCTCGCCATCAGCCGCAAGGAATTCCGGGATGTCGTCACCGCCGCGGACCTCGCCGCCGAACGACTGGTCATCGACGGCCTGACGCGATTGACGCCGGAGGCCGCGATCCTGTCGGAGGAAGCCGGCTTCTCCGGTGCACACGACGCGCCGCGCTGGATCGTCGACCCGCTCGACGGCACGGTGAATTACGCCAGCGGCCTGCCCTGGTTTTCCGTGACCATGGCCTATCAGGAACAGGGGCGCACCCTGCTCGGCCTGACGCATGCGCCGCTCGCCGGCCTCGTAGCGCGCTATGTCGAGGGCGGCCCGGCAACCGTCAACGAACGCCCGGTCGCGGTCTCCGGAACGACGAGCCTCGCCGACGCCGTCATCTCGATCTGCCTGACCTCGCATTATTCGCCCGAGGATTCGGAACGGACCTGCGCCGTGATCCGGCGGCTGGCAGGGCTGTGCCGCGGCGTGCGGGTGATCGTCTCCGGGGGCTTGGAGATGTCGCTGGTGGCGGCGGGCCAGCTCGATGCCTTCATCGGGCTCAAGGCCGACATCGTCTCGCACGCCGCCGCCATGCCGCTGGTTCGCGCAGCGGGCGGCAGGGTGACGACGGTTGCGGGCATCGATTCACGCGACGAAGACCTGGAGAAGATCGTCTCGAACGGCTTGATCCACGAGGAGCTTCTGGAGGCGATCCGAAGCGCCTGACCGAAACCCTCGGCCCACGGTCTGGCCGGGTCTCGCGCGAACCCTGCAGCTTCAGCCCCGATGCAGCGCCAGCGCTGCTGCGGCGGCGTCTTCATCCGTGATCAGGACCGAGGCCAGTCTCGCCCGCAGCGCCGCCGCGATCACCGCGGCCTTGTTCTTGCCGCCGGAGGCCAGGATCACGGTGGGAATGCGGCGCAGCCCCTCAAGCGGCAGTGCGATGGCCCGGCGGTTGATCGAATGGTCGATCGGATCGCCGCGGCTGTCGATGAATTGCCCGAGCATGTCCCCGACGGCGCCATGCTCCGCCAGTTCGGCCGGGCTGACGTCGCGCGGAAGCCCGTAGCGCACGAGAAACGAGCGCTCGCTCAGGTCGCCGGCGCTGAGGATGGCGACATCGGTGGCCCGGATGCGCGCGAAAGCGGCTTCGAACACGTCCTGCGCCAGGATGGTGTCGCGCGATTGCGGCGTGCCCGCATAGATCGGCGCCGCGAGGTAATGGCATTCCGCCTGCCAGAGCTGGGCGAAGCGGCCGGCGATCTCGAAGGTGTTGAGCTCGATGCCGTAGGTCAGCCCGCCCATCATCGAGCTGACCGTGAGATCTCGGTACTGTCCGGCCCTGACATGCCGGGTCGTCTCGCGCAGGGTCCCGCCCCAGCCGACGCCGACGATGCCGGAAGGCTTCTCCTCGACGATGCGCGAAAGGACTTCGCCCGCAGCCTTGCCGATCTGCGCCGCGACTTGCTCGACATCATCGGGAGCGGGCAAGACGATCGCCTCCTTGAGACCGAAGGTCTCGACCAGGGCGTGCTCCAGCCGCACGCAGCTTTCCAGCCGCGAATTGATCGTGATGTTGACGAGGCCGCTGCTGCGCGCCTCGACCAGCAGGCGGTTGACCCTGAGCCGCGTCATCTTCAGGCGAGCGGCGATCTCCGCCTGGGTCAGGCCCTCCCTGTAATAGAGCCAGGCTGCTCTGACCTGGGTCTGCGAATCCTCCGGCATCACGGCATCCTGATCGGCTGTCCGCGGCATGCGAACACAACCAATGTAACTATGATTGATACATCTGTTGCAACGTCGCGGCACCCGGACTTGCCATTCACGGCGCATGCCCGATCCGCCTTCCGGCTCCGCGGGCGCCAGAAAGCATAACACCGGCTTATAGCTGCTCCCAAACAAAGCATATGAAGAATGGAAGGCGACGCTTTAAGGCTGGGCATGGTCCAACAATCAAGGGTCCGCCTTGGCAAAAGCCACGCTCGAATGCGACGCATCGGCCTTCGCGGGCCTGGCTTGAGACCCATCGGGCGATCCGCAACCATCATCTGATCGGGGAACGCCTCGTGCCACGTCTCGTCACCGTCGCTGCCGCTCAACTGGGTCCGATTCAACGGGCCGAAAGCCGCAGGCAAGTCGTCGACCGGATGGTCGCGCTGATGGAAGCGGCCAAGGCGCAGGGCGCGACCTTCATCGTCTATCCCGAGCTGGCGCTGACGACCTTCTTCCCGCGCTGGTACAGCGAGGACCGCGCCGAGGCCGATCACTGGTTCGAGCGTGCGATGCCGGGTGCGGAGACGCAGCCGCTCTTCGACAAGGCGAAGCAGCTGGGGCTGGCCATGAGCTTCGGTTATGCCGAGCTCACCCCGGAGGGGCGCCACTTCAACAGCTCGATCCTGGTCGACCGGACGGGGCGCATCGTCGGCAAATACCGGAAGATCCATCTGCCGGGCCATGTCGAATTCGATCCGGAGCGGGCGCATCAGCATCTCGAGAAGCGCTATTTCGAGCCCGGCGATCTCGGCTTCCCCGTCTGGGAGTTCGAGGGCGGTCTGTTCGGCATGGCGATCTGCAACGACCGGCGCTGGCCGGAGACCTACCGGGTCATGGGGTTGCAGGGCGTCGAGATGGTCGTGCTCGGCTACAACACCCCGTCAGTCAACTCGCAATCCCCGAACGAGACGGCGGCCGATCGCCTCTTCCACCACCGCCTGTCGGTGCAGGCCGGCGCCTATCAGAACTCGACCTGGGTCGTGGCCGTCGCCAAGGCCGGTAGCGAGGATGGTCACCATCTCTTCGGCGGCACGCTGATCGCGGCGCCCGACGGCAAGATCGTCGGCGAGCTCACTCATGAGGAGGACGGCGTGCTCGTCCATGCCTGCGACCTCGACGACACCCGTTTCGGCAAGGCGACGATCTTCGATTTCGCCCGCCATCGCCGCGTCGAGCACTATGGCCTGCTCACCGAGCGCACCGGCGTCGGCGCCCCGCTCGGAAAGCCGGAGGGCGCCTGAGCGCCCTCCTTGGCCGCGTTAGCGGAACGGGTCGAACGGCGTCGGAAACCGCCCCGTCGGCACGATCTCGGCATAGGGGCCGCGCGCCAGCAATTGCCCTTGCCCCGGCTGCGCCAGCACGCGCTTGCCGTCGAAGACGAGGCGGCCACGCTGGTAGGTGGCGGCCGGATAGCCCTGCAGCTCCATGCCTTCATAGGGCGTGTAATCGCTGCCGTGATGCTGCATGTCGTTGGTGAGCGTGACGCGGCGGTTCGGATCGAACAGCACGATATCGGCGTCCGCCCCGACGGCGATGGCGCCCTTGCGCGGCGCCAGCCCGAAACGCCGGGCCGGATTGGTCGCGACGAGGTCGACGAAGCGGCGCAGGTCGATGCGGCCCTTTGCAACGCCCTCCGAATAGAGAATGGGCAACCGGGCCGCGAGACCGGGCACACCGTTCGGGATCTTGTTGAAGGGCGCGTTCTCGCCGTGCTGCTTCTTGCCGCGCGGATCGTCGTAGCACAGCGGCGAATGGTCGGACGAGACGATGTCGATGACGCCGTCGCGCAGGAACTGCCAGAGCGCCTCGCGATCGGCGCCCGAGCGCAGCGCCGGCGAGATCATGAATTTCGCGCCCTCGAAGCCCGGCCTGTCCATGTCGGCCTCGTCCAGTACGAGATACTGCGTGCAGGTCTCGGCCCAGGCCTTCTGCCCGCGCATTTGGGCCCGCTTGACCTCCTCGCCCGATTGCGCGCCCGAAACATGGAAGATCTGGATCGGCGTATCCAGCGCCTCGGCCAGTGCCAGGATGCGATGCGTCGCCTCGCGCTCGACCACCATGGGCTTCGCCCAGGCGAGATGGCGTGGCGCCGTCAGGCCGGCGGCCAGCAGCGCCTGCGTCAGCCAGCCGATCAGTTCGTGATGCTCGGCATGCACGCAGACGAGCGCACCGGCACGGCGCGCGGCGGCGAGCGTCTGCAGGATCTGCGCATCGTCGAGGCGGTTGCTGTCATAGGTCATGAAGATCTTGACCGAGCGGTGCCCCGCCTCGACCAGCGCCGGCAGCTCGCGCTCCAGCACCTCCGGCGTCGGGTCGTTGACCAGCAGATGAAAGGCATGGTCGATCCGCGCCTGCTTCGCCTTCTCGGCATAGGCGACGACCGCACCGGCCAGCGAGCCGCCGCGGATTTGCGGCGCATGGCAGACGACCGTGGTCGTCCCGCCCGCTGCGGCCGAGGCCGTGCCGCTGTCGAAACCATCGGCGATCTCCGCCCCCGACGAGAACGGCTGGTCGAGATGGACGTGGGCATCGACGCCGCCAGGCAGGACGAGCAGATCCCGCGCGTCCACCTCGTCCCGGCCGCGCGGCAACCCCGCGCCGATCGCGGCGATGACGCCATCGGCAATGCCGATATCGAACGGCCCGATATAGGAAGCGGTCACCGCGGTTCCACCGCGGATGACGAGATCGAAATCGCTCATGGTCTTACTCCCGGGGCGGCCGGGCCATCGAGGCGATGGCAGCTCACAGCACGCGAAACGGCGACGAGGTCAGGATGAAAACGGAATTGCGCGTTGCGCTCGGCGACAGACTGTTCGGCATCGAGCGACCCTGGGGCGCCCTGCCCTCGACGCCGGGCCGGATCACCGATCTCGCAATCGACGAGGCCGGCTTCGTGCATGTCCTGCTGCGCCGCGACAGCGCCGTCGATCAGGAGGGGCCTTGCGTCGTTACGCTCGCGGCCGATGGCAGCTTTCGCCGGAGCTGGGGCGAGGCACTCTGCCTCGATGCCCACAAGATCGCGGCGATACCCGGCGGCGGCCTCGCCATCGTCGATCGCGATGCGCATCGCATCCTGTTCTGCGATGTCGAAGGCCAGGTGCGGCGACAGATCGGCGAGAGCCGCCGTCCTGGCCAGCCCTTCAACCATCCCAGCGACATCGCCTTCGCGCCCGATGGGGGCTTCTACGTCGCGGACCGCTATGGCAATGGCCGCATCCATCGCTTCGACGCCGATGGCGCCCCGATCACGAGCTGGGGCTCGGTCGGCACGGCACCGGGCGCCTTCCTGACGCCGCACGGCATCTGCGTGCTCAGCGACGGGCGCGTCATCGTCGCCGATCGCGAGAACAGCCGCGTACAGAGCTTCACGGCGGACGGTGAATTGCTGGCGGTATGGGACGCCTTCCTGCGTCCCCAGGATGTCGTCGCCGATGCGGAAGACCGGATTCATGTCTGCGATTCGATCCCGACGCTGAGCCTGCTCTCGGCGGATGGCACCCTGCTCGGCCGCTGCCGCCCGGTCCTCAACGGCGCCCATGGCCTCTGGCTCGGGCCGTCCGGCGACATCTTCCTCGCCGAGACCAACCCGAACCGCATCACGCGCCTCTTCCCCGTCGCGCCCTGACGCTTGCTGCGTTCTAAGAGAAGCGCCCGTCATCCCGGACGGAGCGAAGCGGCGAGCCGGGATCCATGCCTGAACCTTTATCGAGAGCGTTCTGGCATGGATCCCGGGTCAAGCCCGGGATGACCGCGTGGTTCCGTACAAAGCAGCAAGCTCGGCCAGGGTCGGTTTCACCTCACGCAGCCGACATGGCCGTGCGGTTCTGCAGGCGCGAGACCAGCCGCACGAAGGGCCAGAACATCAGGAAGTAGACGATCGCCACCGCGATCAGTGGCGTCGGATTGTAGAGCAGGCCCTGGGCGAGCTGGGCCGAGCGTAGCAGTTCCTGCAGGGCGACGGCCGAGGCGATCGAGGTCTGCTTCACCAGCTCGACCGTGTTGCTGATCAGGTCCGGCAGCACGTTGCGCGTACCCTGCGGCACCACGACATGGACCATGCTCTGGTACCAGCTCAGGCCGGTCGAGCGCGCCGCCTCGCGCTGGCCCTTCGGCACGGATTCGATGCCGGCGCGGAAGATCTCGGCGAAGTAGCTGGAGCCGTTCAGCGTCAGCGCCAGCACGGCCGCCGTGAATTCGTTGAGCTTCAGGCCGAGGAAAGGCAGGCCGAAGAAGATGAAGATCAGCAGCACCAGCGGCGGGATGGCGCGCATCACATCGACATAGGCGATCAGCAGGAAGCGCAGCAGCTTGCTCGGCACGTCCTGCGCCATGGCGATGGCGATGCCTGAGAGTACCGAGAGCGGCACGGCGACCACGGCCAGTGCCAGCGTCATCCAGAAGCCCTGCAGCAGCAGGGGCCAGACTTGGCGGAGGACGTCGAAGTTGAAGAAGGTCGTGACGAGCTCGTCCATCATGACCTCGGATGCGCGTAGACATGTTCCAGCCAGCGCGTGAAGCGCACGAAGGGCAGGAACAGCAGCAGGAAGAGCAGCGCGCCAACGGTCAGCGCGGTCGGATTGGCGACGTTGGACTGGATGCTCGAGGTCACGTTGAGCAGTTCGGGCACGGCCACGACCGAGCCCAGCGTGGTGCCCTTGCTGATGCCGATGGCGCGGTTGGTCAGCGGCGGGATCGACATCCGCACCACCTGCGGCAGGATGATGTAGGCGAGCGTCTGGGTGAAGCCGAGGCCCGTCGAGCGCCCCGCTTCCCACTGCCCCTTCGAGACCGCGTTGATGCCGGCCCAGAAGATCTCCTCGGCAAAGGCCGAGAGCACGATCGCGAGCGCCAGCACCGTCGCCGTGAAGGGCTCCAGCACCAGCCCGAAATAGGGCAGCGCGAAATAGGCCAGCACGATCAGCACGAGCTGCGGGATCGAGCGGAAGAAATCGATATAGAAGATGATCAGCCAGTTCAGCGGCCGGATGCCGTAAAGCCGCAGCACCGCCAGCGCGAGACCGAGCGGGATGCCGATCAGCACCGTCAGGATCGACATTTCGACGGTGATGAGGAAGCCGCGCAGGATGTCGGGCCAATAGGCCGACAACAGCCCGAAATCGAAGAAGTAGCGGACGATCTGGTCCATGGGTGCCCGTCAGCCGTGCGAGCGCATCACGAAATCGCGGATGCGCTGGTGCTGCGGGTTGATCAGGATGTCCTGGGGCGTGCCCTCGGCCAGGATCGCGCCATGGTCCATGAAGACGACGCGGTCGGCGACATCGCGCGCGAACTTCATCTCATGCGTCACCACGATCATGGTCATGCCCATCTCCTTGGTGCGGACCATGACGTTGAGCACTTCGCCCACGAGCTCGGGATCGAGCGCCGAGGTCGGTTCGTCGAAGAGCATGACCTGCGGCTCGAGCGCCATGGCGCGGGCGATGCCGACGCGCTGCTGCTGGCCGCCGGACAGCTCGGCCGGATAGGCATCGGCCTTGTGGGCGAGGCCGACGACCTCGAGATGGTGCCGTGCCTTGCGCTCCGCCTCCTCCTTGCTCAAGCCCACGACCTTGCGCAGCGCCAGCATCACGTTCCCCAGCGCCGTCTTGTGCGGATAGAGGTGGATGCCCTGGAAGACCATGCCGATCCGGCGGCGCAGGAGGTTGAGGTCCACCTTCGGACCGGTGATCTCCTGCCCGCCGACACGGATCGCGCCCGCCGTCGGTTCCTCCAGCCGGTTGATGCAGCGCAGGCAGGTGCTCTTGCCCGAACCGGAGGAGCCGACGATCACGACGGCCTCGCCCTTGCCGACCTTGAGATCGACACCGCACAAGACCTCGACATTGCCGAAGCTCTTGCGCAGCCCCTCGATCGAAACGATCGTCTCGGGCGGCGCGGCCGTCATGGCGGGCTGCGAGGTCACTTGCAGGCGGCCTTGTGCTCGGTCGTGTCGTAGCCTTCGAAGCCCGGCGCACCCGTGCCCGGATAGACCGTCGCGGTCGACGAGGCCGTCTCCGGCTTCACGCCGAACCATTTCTCATGGATCTTGGCCAGCGTCCCGTCGGTCTTGATGCATTCCAGCGCGACCTCGACCTGGGCGCGGAAAGCGGCATCCTCCTTGCGGAAGGCGATGCCGAAATTGCGGCCGCCGTCGAGCACGAAGGGCACTTCCGCCATCGGCGTCTGCGTCGCGACATAGCGTGAGACCGGCGCATCGGCGACATTGGCGAAGGCACGGCCGATCATGACCGCCTGCACGGCGTCTGCGTTCTTGTTGTAGCGCTGGATCGTGTAGCCGTACTTCGCCTCGTTGTCGGTCAGCCACTTGTCCGAGATCGAGCCGTTGTTGACGGACAGGGCCTTGCCCTTCAGGTCGTCGAGATTGGCGATCTTGCCGCCCTTCTTGACGAGGAAGCCGAGGCCCGTCGGCATATAGGGCTCGCTGAACAGCATCTGCGCGGCGCGCTCGGGCGTGATGTTGGTCGGCGCCGGGATCATCTCGTAGCGCTTGGAGAACAGCCCGGCGAAGATCGCCGAGAAGTTCGAATCCGTCACCTCGACGCCCGGGCGGCCGAGCTTCTCGGCCAGCGCCACCGACATGTCGTAGGTGAAGCCGGTGGTCTCGCCCGTCGGCGTCTTGAAGCAGAACGGCGCGAAGCCGAGATCGCAGGCCACCTTCAGCTTCTCGTTCTGCGGATGGTCGGCATCGTCAGCCATGGCCGGCATGGCGATGAGCGCGGCCAGCGCCACGCCCCTGATGGCGGCGCGCGCCATCCTGATCGAATTCAGCTTCATGCTTCCCGCTCCCGTTGTGCGACGGCCATGCCGCGATCGTTGCGCCCCTGTTCTTGCAACAATCCGGCCACGTCTGGAGCGAAGCTAACAGGGCGAAATCATGCCCTGCCAATCATTTGTTGTCGGGTTTCCATAACATGATGTTAAGCGCTTTCGATCGTGTCCGCCTCCTTGTCCTTCGGCGGGGGCGGCACCAATCCGCGCAGGATATCGACGAAAGCGTTCGCCGTCCGCGAGAGCGGCTCGAAGCGCGGTGTCAGCAGATGCGCGCGCACCCGCGTCTTGGGTGCGAGCGGGCGTGAGACCAGCTCCGGCCAGGTGCGCCCGCGCAGCACGAACTCGTCGACGACCGCGATGCCGGCCCCGGCCCGCACCATGGCGCAGGCAACCGGCGTGAAGCGCACGACGGTGCTGATCCGCAGCGGCGCCGATTTCAGCGCGAGCGCGCGCCCGACGACATCGCCATAGGGCGTCTGCGGCCCGAAGCCGATCAGCGGATAGGGCGCGAGATCGGCCGGCCGGATGACGCGCAGCCGCGCGAGCACGTGATCGCGCGGCATGATGACCATCAGGCGCCCTTCGGTCAGGATTTCCATGTCGAGCGTGGGCTCGTCGATCGGCAGGATGGAGACGCCAAGATCGGCCCGGCCGCTGACGATCTTGGCGAGGATCTCGAGCAGCGTCAGCACCTCGAATTCGACGCGCAGATCCGGGAAGCGCTCGCGCAGCCGGGCGATCGCGTCGGGCACCAGCGCCTGCCCGACGCTCGGGCTCGCGACGATGCGCACCGAGCCCGTGCCGCGCTCGCGCAGTTCCTCGGCCAGCTCGTTGACCCGGACCACGCCCTGATGGACCAGGTCGACCTCCTGGAACAGTCGGCGGGCCTCCGGGGTCGGCTGCACCCGGCCGCGCACGCGCTCGAACAGGCGCAGCGCCAACCTGTCCTCGGTATAGGCCAGCAGGCGGCTGATCGCCGGCTGCGAGACCGCAAGCAGCCGGGCCGCGCCACTGATCGAGCCGGTGATCATGATCGCCCGGAAGACTTCGATCTGCCTGAGGTTGAGGCGCATGGCGATAACATCCGATTATGGTCTGCCGCATAATAAGCATGATTCATTTCGCGCAATAGCGCTCTAAGCTCGGCCCGCGCCGGCAACGACCGGCAATGTCACGGGGACGAGGCCGGCCGATGAGACGCTTTCTGACGACGAGGGATGTCGAGGCCGCGGTTGCCGGCGGTTCGGTCTTCGCGGCGGGTGGTGGCGGCTGGGCCGATCACGGCCGCATGCTCGGCACCGCCGCGGTCAACACCGGCAAGCCCGAACTCGTCACCATGGACGAGATCCCCGACGACGCGATCATCGCGACGGCCGCCGCCATCGGCGCTCCCGCCGGCACGACCGAATGGGAGATGTGGGGCATCGACTACGTCAAGGCCGTCCAGCTGCTGCAGGAGGCGCTGGGCAAGCCGATCTACGGCCTGATCATCGGCCAGAACGGCATGTCGAGCACGCTGAACGCCTGGCTGCCCAGCGCCATCCTCGGCGTCAAGGTGGTCGACGCGGTCGGCGACATCCGCGCCCATCCCACCGGCGACATGGGGTCGATCGGCCTCGCCAACAGCCCGGAAGCGACGATCCAGGTCGCCGTCGGCGGCAATCGCGCCAAGAACCAGTATATCGAGCTGGTGACGCGCGGCGCCACGGCCAAGGTTTCGCCGATCCTGCGGACGGCCTCGGACATGTCGGGCGGCTTCATCGCCTCCTGCCGCAACCCGGTCTCGGCCGCCTATGTCCGCAAGAACGCGGCGCTCGGCGGCATCTCGATGGCGCTGGCACTGGGCGAGCGCATCCTCGACGCCAAGCCGAAGGGCGGCACGGCCGTGATCGACGCGATCTGCGACCAGACCGGCGGCTCGATCATCGCGCGCGGCACAGTCGCCAAGAAGGATGTCCGCTACACCAACGAGGCCTTCGATATCGGCACGATCCAGGTCGGGACCGGCAAGGCCGCGCGCGTCATCCACGTCATGAACGAGTACATGACCGTCACCGATCTCGACGGCGCCCGCCACGCCTGTTTCCCGGATGTGATCACCACTTTCGACACCGACGGCCAGCCGGTCAGCGCCGGCCATGTCCGCGAAGGCATGGAGCTTTCGGTGCTGCGCGTGCCCAAGAGCAAGATCCCGCTGAGCTCCAGCGTGACCGATCCGAGCGTCTATCCGATCGTCGAGAAGGCGCTCGGCATGAACTTCACCGAATACGCGCTCGGCCGCGAAGACTAGTCCGCGCCCGCCCTAACGCCCCCGCAGGATCAACCGGATACCCCCCGACCATGAGCGATTTCGATCTCGTCCTCCGCGGCAACATCGTGTTGTCCGACCGGATCATCGAGGATGGCTATGTCGCCGTCACCGGCGGCAAGGTCGGCAAGGTCGGGTCCGGCACGCCACCCTCGGCCCGCGAGACCCAGGATTTCCGTGGCCAATGGATCATGCCGGGCGTCATCGACGGGCAGGTCCATTCCGGCAGCCAGGCCAATCACGAGGGCATCGGCATGTGCTCGCGCGCCGCGGCGGCCGGTGGCGTCACCGTCATGGTCGACATGCCCTATGACGAGCCGGAGCCCGTCACCAGCGCCGAGCTCTTCAACGAGAAGGTCGCGGTGGTCGAACGCGACGCCCATGTCGATGTCGCGCTCTATGCCACGATCACGATCGAGAACGGGCTTCATGCCATTCCGGGCCTCGTCGAGGCCGGCGCCTGCGCCTTCAAGTTCTCGACCTTCGAGGCCAATCCGACGCGCTTTCCGCGCATCGGCGACGACACGCTCTACGAAGCCTTCAAGCTGATCGAGCCGACCGGCCTGCTTTGCGGCGTCCATAACCAGGACCAGGAGATGACCCGGCGCAATATCGCCAGGCTGATCGAAGCCGGCGATACCGGCCCGGACGCCTTCCTGCGCGCCCACACCCCGCTGATCGAGAACCTCGCCACCGCCCGCATCTACGAGATCGGCGCAGAGACGGGCGCACGCGCCCACGCCGTCCACGTCTCGACCTCGCGCGGCTTCGAGATCTGCAACATGTACAAGCGCGCCGGCTACAAGGCGACGGTCGAGAGCTGCGTGCAGTACTTCATGCTCAACGCCGAGGAGCATGTGCCGCGCTTCGGCGCGAAGGTGAAGCACTACCCGCCGATCCGCCCGAAGGCCGAGAGCGACCTGCTCTGGAGCCATCTCGCCGCCGGCCATTGCGACTTCATCTCGTCCGATCACGTCTCCTGGGGGTTGGAGAAGAAGGGCGATCCGATGGTCTTCAAGAACACTTCGGGCGGGCCGGGCATCGAGACGCTGCTGCCGGCGCTCTGGACCGGCTGCGAGGAGCACGGACTGTCGCCGACCATCGTGGTGAAGCAGCTCTGCGAGGGGCCGGCCAAGGCCTTCCTGCTCGCCGACAAGGGCCGGCTCGAAGCGGGCGCCGACGCCGACATCACCGTGCTGGAGCCCGGCCGCTTCATCCACGACCCCAGCAAGAGCC
Above is a genomic segment from Bosea sp. NBC_00550 containing:
- a CDS encoding DUF917 domain-containing protein translates to MRRFLTTRDVEAAVAGGSVFAAGGGGWADHGRMLGTAAVNTGKPELVTMDEIPDDAIIATAAAIGAPAGTTEWEMWGIDYVKAVQLLQEALGKPIYGLIIGQNGMSSTLNAWLPSAILGVKVVDAVGDIRAHPTGDMGSIGLANSPEATIQVAVGGNRAKNQYIELVTRGATAKVSPILRTASDMSGGFIASCRNPVSAAYVRKNAALGGISMALALGERILDAKPKGGTAVIDAICDQTGGSIIARGTVAKKDVRYTNEAFDIGTIQVGTGKAARVIHVMNEYMTVTDLDGARHACFPDVITTFDTDGQPVSAGHVREGMELSVLRVPKSKIPLSSSVTDPSVYPIVEKALGMNFTEYALGRED
- a CDS encoding dihydroorotase → MSDFDLVLRGNIVLSDRIIEDGYVAVTGGKVGKVGSGTPPSARETQDFRGQWIMPGVIDGQVHSGSQANHEGIGMCSRAAAAGGVTVMVDMPYDEPEPVTSAELFNEKVAVVERDAHVDVALYATITIENGLHAIPGLVEAGACAFKFSTFEANPTRFPRIGDDTLYEAFKLIEPTGLLCGVHNQDQEMTRRNIARLIEAGDTGPDAFLRAHTPLIENLATARIYEIGAETGARAHAVHVSTSRGFEICNMYKRAGYKATVESCVQYFMLNAEEHVPRFGAKVKHYPPIRPKAESDLLWSHLAAGHCDFISSDHVSWGLEKKGDPMVFKNTSGGPGIETLLPALWTGCEEHGLSPTIVVKQLCEGPAKAFLLADKGRLEAGADADITVLEPGRFIHDPSKSLSAVKWSSMEGREFRVRVAATYVRGQLAWDGTEIRNKAGDGRFLRPAA